A segment of the Solanum lycopersicum chromosome 9, SLM_r2.1 genome:
GTTAGATATATTTTATAGGtttctttatacaaacacacTGTTTGAGTAAAAGCTACAGTGTTTGACTGACCCCATAGTGGCTTCTAGCTTCGCTTGTGCTCCCGAGAATCCACTTTGTGTAACTGCGGGGGttaagttgttgttgttgttagttTGAGTATAAATTCTAGCTTAAAGAGTTAGTGCTTGTATCAATTCTATATGGTGTTTCGTTGGCACAAGAGTTCTTaagaaatgaatatttttgAGTCTTTTGTGGCATTTTCCCAATGCTTATCTATAAAATGTATGTTAAATTCGGTTATTAGTCACAAATCTGAGTTGATAAATATGGAACTTACAAGACCCTGTTTGATTTTGACTCATATCCAACTTTTAATTGACACTGATATGAGCACAGTATTGGATATAAAAGATCTTCTTTGTTGGTTTGTGCAAAGTTTAGATTTTTTGTGATGACGTATATTTGTCTTAACGTCTTCCATCTCAGATACATTAAATTCAATTATCCGCCATCAAATTTGAGTTGATAAAATGGAAACAagattcaacattttttttttagtcaTGGCCAACTTTGAGGTCCTGTTTGGCCATGAATATAATACAGAAAAATATTCGGTACTGGTTTGTGCAATTTTAATTTGTGTGAGATGAGATATGCTTTGGCTAACTGGTTAGAGAACCTTAACATCCTTGATCTGAGATGGAGTTTAAGAATTGTGTGTTTTACTGTATTTGCAGGTGAATATCAAATTGGCTACAATATTAAACCATTGGATCCAAGTAAAGTTGGTAGTGTTGTTCAATATGGGAAACATATATTTTCCTTAAGACGCGAAGCAATCGGCCAATCTGTTATTTATAATCAACTTTATCCATTTGAAGGACTTCAGAACTACACTTCTGGTATTATACACCATGTCCAACTTACAGGTATGCTAGCTGAAACTTCATAGCTGTTTCTCTGTTCTAGTTAAATTTCCGTAGCGATATGTTCAGTGTTCAGCAGAAAGTTTCTGAGATTGTCAAATGGAGTTCACCGATTTTCTACTTGTGAAGGAGTTTAAAGAGACCATTCGTTAGTGTAGCACTTTCTCTCGGCCTGTCCTATGTTTTTCTAGGAGTTATTATGAACAACCTCGTacttgtaattattatttttatgttttacatGGCCTGAGATGAGTTTTGATGAAGTAATATTGTCACCGAGAATTCATATAGCTGGCACTATCTAGGCTTCGACCATTGTAATAATTTCAGAAAGCAAGTCTCCCTGTAATTATTGGTCTCTCATGTTTGATTTAGTCATTTACTGCAATTTTTTCCTGCTGCAGGATTGAAACCAGACACATTATACTATTATCGATGTGGAGATCCTTCTATACCAGCTATGAGTACTACCTATCATTTCAAGACCATGCCTATTTCATCTCCAAAGAGTTATCCGAAGAGAATAGCAATTGTAGGGGACCTTGGTCTTACATACAATACCACTTCTACGATTAGCCATTTGATGGGAAACAATCCAGATCTTGTTCTATTAGTGGGAGATGTTACGTATGCTAACTTGTATCTCACTAATGGAACTGGTTCAGATTGCTATTCATGCTCATTTCCCGAAACTCCAATACATGAGACATATCAACCTCGGTGGGACTATTGGGGAAGGTGAGAACTTCGAATCATTTTTGCCCATTCAAAATTTTTCTTTACGCATCTCGAGTAAAGTAATAAATACGTGATTCATTACCATAGAACAAAATGGATAGTTCAACTTCTGTACTGAGAGTTTAGTATTTAACAGAGATAATCCCTAACTAATCTTCATAAACGACCAGTTTTTTATTTCCTTACAGAGCTTGAAAACATGTATACTTCGCTAGTTTAATTGGTGCTTCTGTTTCTGACATTGTCACGATAGATATATGCAACCGTTAGTGTCCAAAATTCCCATCATGGTGTTGGAGGGGAACCATGAGATAGAAGAACAAGCTGAAAATCAGACATTTGCAGCATATCGTTCTCGCTTTGCTTTCCCATCAAAAGAAAGTGGATCATCATCCCCGTTATACTATTCTTTTAATGCGGGAGGCATACACTTCATCATGCTTGGGGGATATGTCGCCTATAATAAATCAGGTAAACTACAAACCCAAccttttcttcaattttgttaCTATTGTCCCTTTGTTACGCTTGTAATCaacttcaacaaattatctCAAATCATCGATCAGCTGGAATCTATCGTGTTTTCACTTCTTTGCCGTTCTGCTAAATTTCGCAAAGTGTCATGATTCTCTAAGCTTATGATTACAGATGATCAATACATGTGGTTGGAGAAGGACCTGGCTAACGTTGATAGGACAGTTACTCCATGGCTAGTTGCCACTTGGCATCCACCTTGGTACTCTACTTACACAGCACACTATCGAGAAGCTGAATGTATGAAGGTAGCAATGGAAGAATTGTTGTACGAGTATGGTGTCGATTTAGTCTTCAACGGACATGTAAGTACAAGACTAATGTACCGATATCCAAGAGCACATAAACTACTTTGTTCCCTTCTTAGGTGCAGCAAAATAATATAGATCTCGGATACTGATGAATTGAAGAAATCTACAGGTTCATGCCTATGAAAGGTCCAACAGAGTCTATAACTACACACTGGACCCTTGCGGTCCAGTCCATATAACTGTCGGTGATGGCGGAAACCGCGAGAAGATGGCGATAGAACACGCTGACGAGCCAGGAAAATGTCCTGAACCATCTAGCACACCAGACAAATTTATGGGTGGATTCTGTGCCTATAATTTTACATCAGGTCCAGCAGCCGGCAACTTCTGCTGGGATCAACAACCTGAATATAGTGCATATAGAGAAAGTAGCTTCGGCCATGGAATACTCGAGGTAAGTATACATCTCTTTCACCATAACACACCTCGATACTGAGTTTGACTATGTTTAGTAGGACAAGATCATTTGGAGAACTCATTGTATAGACCCTTTTGACAATTGCCAAAACTTGTCAAATGCCTATAAACCAAAATAATGCGCTCCCATGACTTTGGTCTAGTGGTTAGGGACATGTCACGAGTTTGAATCCTATCTAGGTGATCAAAAAGCTTGGTATTTGAGTAACGAAAGGTAGGGTAGAGGGGCGAACCATGTACCACCTTACCCTCGGGGATTTCTTGGTTACGAAAGAAGTCTTGAAGAGTCATTTTATAGATTGTTCGAGTGATTCATCCTGCCATGCATAGGTTCGACTTTCAAGATAAAGATATAGACCCCTTCCATTTCTTTGATGCACGCGACTTTTTCACCGAGTCTACTTCCACAGTTGCTTGAGCGACAACCACCTTGCGTCCCGTTCTAGTTCTTGCATATTTTAATTCTTGTGGTTAATATTTTTGCAGGTGAAAAATGAGACACATGCTCTATGGACATGGCATAGGAACCAAGATATGTACAATAAAGCTGGAGATGTAATTTACATAGTGAGACAACCTGAGAAATGTCCTATTAAACCAAAGGTAATTAAGCCCTGGTtagtacaaaattacaaatttgatttgataaaaaaattaatctaaccCCAAATTacatagagaaaaaaatttccactttttggaaattttgattCACAAATCATAGTATTTGATAACACTTATACTTTTTAGTACAACAAAAAATGTTAAGAAATTCCAcatttgttgtatatttttgGAAGAGATtactatatttgaattttaatatttaatgtaatttttatttgatttgttatgaatgtaatggaaatacatttcctctttcattttattaatcAGTTAGATCGGTTATGCTGGTTAGAGTTATATAGATAGTAGAAACACAAggatttagatattttattttttattttaaataaaataatatgtaattgatctaaaactatttttttttttaaatgtgggATTGTAAAATGATAACAAAACATACAACATACAAAACAACTAAAATGCCACAACACATGATATTTAGCTatgcaaattttaaatttttaatacatgaataatttTCTTGCTAATTAGATTGTGCAATTCATATGCATTAATTTGGTTGAATATcatatttttctgaaatttatttgttattaaactcattttttgctttttaaattattatttttttcaaatcttaACAGAAGCAGATGATGGGAAACAAAGGCATACGTGATTAGAGACAATGTTTCATCAATTTGCAGTTTGTTAATCATAAAGAATAAAAGAGTTAAAAGTTTTATGACTATATTTGTTATGATCGAAATAACTAGATGTTATGTAGAAATTAGcgaaacaaattttaaaaggtCAGGAATCAAAAGACAAACAAGTTATATCAACTTACGTCTATAAAAGCAGATGAGAAATTCACTATATTTATTCAGAATTAAAACACGTACGCAAAATTCTCTATATTTATCGATTTAGCACTTTTGAAACGTTACCTTATATTATCTTGATGGGATGTCACATCACGGTACATGTGGGCCCACCACTTTATCATTTTCACTCAATTATGTTAAACTCGTAACGTATATCTAACTGTGTTTGCGTTCTTACGATTAAAAAGACCAAAATGTTACTCCCCAAAGGGCTAAACTTTTCATAATAGCAAAATGAAAACTTTAATCTTCTAACCAAAATTGTAATGTCCTAGCCTTAAACTACTACCAAAGATATGGCTATATTTCTAAACATGAATGGCTACAACTACAATAGTTGAAAAACAAGAAGTAATAGAAGCATAGAAATTGCAACATGAACTAAATTTGACAACTTGTTATAAGAACCATTAGATGTCTCTGGAATCCCCCGACCGCGCGGTGTCGTTCCTCCGTTGCTATTCAAAGGAAGAGCAGTCCCCGGTGGTGGTGGTGGAAATAGAATTGGCGTCGTGGTGGTTGCCCCTCCAGTACCACCACCGGGGGTGCTCGGAGTAGTAGTAGTAGAGCCACCAGCAGTACTGCAAGTAAATCAAGTTCAATACAATATATTGTGTATCACAAGTCACAACAAGTGAATTTGATTGACCTATTCCGTTGATTGACTACCTGAACTCTAATGCTCCGTTGATTATGATGCATTTGGTATGCAACACAACACTATGTGGTAACATCCAACATAACCGTTAACTGACTACCTGAACTCTCGACTTATGTTTTGATCGTGATGCATTGGTACGCAATACAAAACTATGTGGTGACATCCAACGTAACTGTTAATTGACTACCTGAACTCTCGACTTATAATGCTCTGTTGATTGTGATGCATTGGTATGCAACACAAAACTATGTGGTAACATCCAACATAACTAATGTTATTCGTAGTTActcaaacttttcaaaaatattatccaGTCGTCAGGAAACATTTGAAGTATCTGACTTTCGAAGAGTCTCGAAgtaacattatattatattatattatcaaaatcaaaatggTCTGTTCGAGATGACTATTTCCTATAGCTGGCTTTTGCAGCCTTTCTCAGACTATATACCCTATGCATAATGACATTACACATTCTTTAACGTACACAATAATTTCAAAacaccattttaaaaaaataaattccatataatgtaaaaaataatttcaaaacaccatttcataaaacttttttttaatcagtttaaaaaagaattatatatttttttttagataataattttt
Coding sequences within it:
- the LOC101264463 gene encoding purple acid phosphatase 15 isoform X1, whose amino-acid sequence is MKYFGVVGLILIWFLVFVSFFEVNEGQILTTLDGPFKPVTVPLDQSFRGHAVDLPDTDPRVQRTVKGFEPEQISVSLSATYDSVWISWITGEYQIGYNIKPLDPSKVGSVVQYGKHIFSLRREAIGQSVIYNQLYPFEGLQNYTSGIIHHVQLTGLKPDTLYYYRCGDPSIPAMSTTYHFKTMPISSPKSYPKRIAIVGDLGLTYNTTSTISHLMGNNPDLVLLVGDVTYANLYLTNGTGSDCYSCSFPETPIHETYQPRWDYWGRYMQPLVSKIPIMVLEGNHEIEEQAENQTFAAYRSRFAFPSKESGSSSPLYYSFNAGGIHFIMLGGYVAYNKSDDQYMWLEKDLANVDRTVTPWLVATWHPPWYSTYTAHYREAECMKVAMEELLYEYGVDLVFNGHVHAYERSNRVYNYTLDPCGPVHITVGDGGNREKMAIEHADEPGKCPEPSSTPDKFMGGFCAYNFTSGPAAGNFCWDQQPEYSAYRESSFGHGILEVKNETHALWTWHRNQDMYNKAGDVIYIVRQPEKCPIKPKVIKPWLVQNYKFDLIKKLI
- the LOC101264463 gene encoding purple acid phosphatase 15 isoform X2: MKYFGVVGLILIWFLVFVSFFEVNEGQILTTLDGPFKPVTVPLDQSFRGHAVDLPDTDPRVQRTVKGFEPEQISVSLSATYDSVWISWITGEYQIGYNIKPLDPSKVGSVVQYGKHIFSLRREAIGQSVIYNQLYPFEGLQNYTSGIIHHVQLTGLKPDTLYYYRCGDPSIPAMSTTYHFKTMPISSPKSYPKRIAIVGDLGLTYNTTSTISHLMGNNPDLVLLVGDVTYANLYLTNGTGSDCYSCSFPETPIHETYQPRWDYWGRYMQPLVSKIPIMVLEGNHEIEEQAENQTFAAYRSRFAFPSKESGSSSPLYYSFNAGGIHFIMLGGYVAYNKSDDQYMWLEKDLANVDRTVTPWLVATWHPPWYSTYTAHYREAECMKVAMEELLYEYGVDLVFNGHVHAYERSNRVYNYTLDPCGPVHITVGDGGNREKMAIEHADEPGKCPEPSSTPDKFMGGFCAYNFTSGPAAGNFCWDQQPEYSAYRESSFGHGILEVKNETHALWTWHRNQDMYNKAGDVIYIVRQPEKCPIKPKKQMMGNKGIRD